One Desulfobulbus propionicus DSM 2032 DNA segment encodes these proteins:
- a CDS encoding tyrosine-type recombinase/integrase — protein MATITRIDRKYGPVFRAAICVKGRRETATFDSKAKAMTWAEETEALLRAGQPLPGELPANDLRLNEAVEKYTMAVAPRKKRNTQRLDQEIGGRLIRYFDGKSLQTITSKDIAAYRDYRLQQVGPSSVIQDLSFLSCMYRMARIEWGLDVNDPGAEIRRPSAPKNRLSLLTPKQIDTLLDYCCVSKSEKLYCYVLLLLHTAMRPSEGAGLRWDQVLIGQGMIDLTETKTDPRRVPMTRTIRKMFERMRVAGEGENGFVFLPPGKGYRDQPHRYFRRSFDNACRYAGICNFTLYGLRHSAASYLIMNGVDIRTVAEIMGHRNISQTMKYTHFLDDHKLSAIGAIDNLGR, from the coding sequence ATGGCAACGATTACGAGGATCGATAGAAAATACGGACCAGTGTTTCGCGCAGCAATTTGCGTCAAGGGGAGACGGGAAACCGCGACTTTTGATAGCAAAGCAAAAGCCATGACCTGGGCCGAGGAGACAGAAGCGCTCCTTCGTGCAGGACAACCATTACCCGGTGAACTACCCGCCAATGACCTCAGATTGAATGAGGCAGTCGAAAAATACACCATGGCGGTTGCGCCGAGGAAAAAACGCAACACCCAACGGCTGGACCAGGAAATTGGTGGCCGGCTCATTCGCTACTTTGATGGCAAGTCCTTGCAGACCATCACCTCAAAAGACATTGCTGCCTACCGCGATTACCGGTTGCAGCAAGTGGGTCCCAGCTCGGTTATCCAGGATTTATCCTTTCTGTCCTGCATGTATCGCATGGCCAGGATTGAATGGGGGCTGGATGTCAATGATCCGGGCGCTGAAATTCGACGTCCCTCTGCTCCCAAAAACAGACTCTCCTTGCTCACCCCGAAGCAAATCGACACCCTGCTCGACTACTGCTGCGTTTCCAAATCCGAAAAACTCTACTGCTACGTCCTCCTGCTCCTCCATACGGCCATGCGCCCTTCAGAAGGCGCGGGCCTGCGTTGGGACCAGGTTTTGATTGGGCAAGGGATGATCGATCTCACAGAGACCAAAACGGACCCAAGACGCGTTCCGATGACGAGAACCATCAGGAAGATGTTCGAAAGGATGAGGGTAGCTGGAGAGGGTGAAAATGGCTTCGTATTCCTGCCGCCTGGTAAAGGGTACCGTGATCAGCCCCATCGTTATTTTCGGCGCTCCTTTGACAACGCCTGCCGATATGCGGGGATCTGTAATTTTACCCTCTACGGATTGCGTCATTCGGCGGCAAGTTATTTGATCATGAACGGAGTCGACATTCGAACCGTTGCCGAAATCATGGGACATCGAAATATTAGCCAGACTATGAAATATACACACTTCCTCGATGATCATAAGTTGAGCGCAATCGGTGCGATTGATAATCTAGGGCGGTAA
- a CDS encoding hemerythrin family protein, with the protein MQDWHYPEYESHKVLHDQFVKRLKELQAGFSCCNQRVSFELLAFLNSWLLSHIQGIDVKFGKFLAAAKSQQAA; encoded by the coding sequence ATGCAGGATTGGCATTACCCTGAGTATGAAAGCCACAAGGTCCTGCATGATCAGTTCGTCAAACGCCTCAAGGAACTGCAGGCGGGCTTTTCCTGTTGCAACCAACGGGTTTCCTTCGAGCTGCTGGCCTTCTTGAATAGTTGGCTGCTGTCACACATCCAGGGGATCGACGTCAAATTCGGCAAATTTCTTGCCGCCGCGAAAAGCCAGCAAGCCGCCTGA